DNA sequence from the Manihot esculenta cultivar AM560-2 chromosome 11, M.esculenta_v8, whole genome shotgun sequence genome:
aaactattatttttaactaaatCTAATCCACatgcaattttaattaaaataatttatttaataaaattattattttttattaaatctaatCCACAtcaaattttaactaatattaTGTATTAAAACAATCTTataataaaactataaaaatttcTACTAATTAATTCTTCCGTATTGAAAGCacgttcaatttttttatttattaaatctaatccacataaaattttaattaaaattatgtattaaaataattttatcaataaaattataaaaatttctactaattaattccaaaaatattttaacttttttcataaaaaaatttattatttaattcttataatataaagaaactcattaattagttcttttattttaaaaaatatatacaaatattcttataacattaaaaatatattaattaattattttattaattttaactattaaatatttaattatttagtccctataattaagagaaaatttattaattaatatcttaattttataaaattatttactaattaatttttttatattgaaaatatttaaaacttttttataacacttaactgttaaaattgatggagagattaattagtatattttttaaaattttagaaatcttttaatatttttgtaaatcaatagattaattagtgagtttttttatatcatagagactaaataataaaatttatttttataatacttaacggcTAAAATTAATGGTTCACTAATTAGTgaactttttaatatttcagaaatattttaatatattttttaaaattaagaaattaactaataaattttattatattacacaaagcaaataataaatttttattataatatcatacaccatataaatataatttattattatttttatgtataattatttatatttatattttattattaaatatcatattttaaaaaaatattttattttttatttttatataaaaaaattatatttatttttatacaaacagtttttagaaaattatttttaaaaaataaataacaaaaattaaaaaattatttttaattttttaaaaattaaaaaacagaaATCCAACGATGATATCGAATGCACCTATTTTagtgaataaaattttagttgctaaaactaaatatttatcataaaaattaaataatgagcaCAATTATTTGTTATATAATGTTGCagctaaaagttaaaaaaaaaaatcgatcacaattaaattttaaaaataatatatattattgatcGCTAAAACTTCAATTATGATCGTATTTTAAAGGTAATTGTAATGATAATACCTTCTAAAAATCACAAATTTATTCATATGCAATTGTGGTAAAAAAATCTAGCAGATATTGTAGatgaaaaatgaataaatactATAACAGAATCCAACAGATACTGCAGATGACCTAGCGAGATCGAAATTGAGTTAGCAATCGAAAGATACGCACCATGCATGAAAGAAACAAGATTAGTTTACTGCCAAGCAGTAGAAAGTGCAGAGTGCATGTACATATTCATTTCAAAATGGTGCTAAGAAAGGAGTTTGTGTTATCTTAGCAAAATTCTCATTAGGAACATGCAATCTCTTTTGTATGCGTGCTTTAAGTTCAGCTAAAATTTCACCTTCGTGGATGTCCAAGAAAAATGGCTTTCTAAAATCATGTACTTACTATTTAGGAGACAAAAAGCAAGTATTGGCACACAAGGACTTGAAAAGTTTACGCAACTTAGAAAATCATTTTCATAGCTGTCAGATGGCTAGGAGCAAGAGAAGCCTAGTAGTAAATTTATAAAGGATTCAATACCATTTGATTCTAAGTTGTCACCTTTGTGAAGTCATAAACATGAATAAAGCGATCATGGGGTCCAAGATTTTTCTATGCGTGCTTTAACTCTTACCCTAAAGTCGGGAATTTTGGAGAAAATTCATATAACTTAAAATATAAAGCCAATTTTAATTAGAGAATATAAAGCAACAATCTTATCAGCTTAATGCTCCAAAAATGGTTACCACACtccactaaatttaaaaaacatcTATTTTGATTCATAATATCGTAGCAAAAGAGTAGAAATGTAAACGAACTAAACTGTTTGTGAGCTATtcgagactcgactcgataaaatCTCGATCGGACTCGACTCGTTTTCTaaacgagtcgagctcgagctaACTTTTTAGGCTTGTTTAATAAATAAGTCGAGTTTGAAATTAacagtattcggctcgtttagCTTTGCGAGCTGACTCGTGAACAGGCTTGAAAGATTTGGGTTGTAATCGAATAGACTCAAATTCCATTCAAAAAGATTTGCTAGGGCTGTAATCGAACAAACTCGTGAACAAGTTTGTTTGCTAACACTAATCACACATCAAAAGTTGAAGGGATATGGAGAATCGTGACTTCTCTATAAAAAGACAATCCTTCtacattttttttcattagttttggaTTCGAaagatttcaattaaataaaaaaatttaatttagaagTCTCTTAataatcttataatttaaatttgtttataaaaatttaatttagaaatcttttaataattttataatttaaatttgtttataatttaaataaatttgaattatattgagcttatttataatataatcgagcTCAAATCCGAATTTAAATGAGTTCAAATTCAAACTTTTTGAATGAAATTTGAATTGGCTCGTTAATGTGATAAACGAGTTTATTACGAATTGAGctcgagtttaatatttattttatgaattgagCTCGAACTTATAAATGAAACTCGAGTCGAACTCGAATtcgaacttttaaatttattttttaatcgagTTTGAATTTATCAAAACTCGGTTCGGCTCGGTTCGATTACAATTCTAGCGAAGAGGACaacaacttataaaatttttattttcaaataaaatgaaattatttatgattttttaaaatttatttgatttttttgttataaaatgAATCATACTAAATGAAAGATGATTAAATCGGTTGAAAGAGAATTGAAAAGCCCacatgaattttattaataagacTCTAACGAAATCCAAATCCAAAATGGAAACTGTTAGAACTGAGATCAGGTATGATACGGACTACATCCATCAGCATCTCCCATAAATCCTCACTACGAATGTTAAGGGAGACTTCAAACAACAAGCAGGATCGATCAAAACTGGAAAATGGGGAGGATTGCAGCAAATTACTAAGGAAAAATAGGGATAAAGAGAGAAATAGGGAAGGCAAATGTGACCAAGGAAGAGGTGGCAAAGCTATAATGAGAGTTGGGATTTCTTTTTTGATACATAAGAGTTCTAAGATTACTTTTATAATTTCCAAATGCTCTTTCCCATTTGATTGGCAATTCTACCGGTTGATTGATTTATAGGTGCTAATAATAAAACCCTAAAtgtgtatttattttattcgCCCATTTGATGGCAATTGTGCCGTGTGCATGCCCAATTTGTAGCAAAACTCAAGCACAAACTTTGCTTTGctttgcttttcttttagttttctGCATCATCTTAGAACAAAATGGGCCATATCTTTGTATTTCACATGCTATCTGAAGGCCCAAAAAGTAACTTCCCCAAGGAAGTTATTTCCTCATCCTGCGCACGTGGGTTGACTTTTCTTTGGAAGTTAGCAACTTTTCTCACCAACTTTCATGGCTTGACCTCATCTTACAACAAACATGTTATTACACAGAGAGATGGATATCCAGCAGGAGAAGCAAAATCGCTATCCCTCAGTGGTAATTCAGGGGGTAGGCAAAATTGTTTATCACATTGTTTCACAAAATGGAAAATGATTATCTgagatgaatatatatatatatatatatatggtgaAAGAACAGATCAATTACTGAGAGTATTGATGTTTTAGCTCAGAAAATAGGGAGTTTAGACAATATCCATAGCTAGAAAGTTAACTATGATGGTAAAAATCGATGAATATCAGAGATATGGATTTACATATAAACCGAAACCAATTTTCTTACCTTGCAGATTCTCAAATCAGCTAACCGTAAAGCTACTGAAACTAGGTGGCAGCAAGAAGCTTCAGTTGCATTTAAATGGAGTGACACTTTCTGAATATGTCCAAACAACATTTGTCACTCATAAATGGCAGACTTTGATTTCACACTTTACGATGACAAGTTTCACTTCCCTTAACAGCTTTCCGTACATTGCTTGCCTCTGAAAATCAGTGAGCAGAAAAAGAAATGGCAACTCAAAATCAGCAGAACTGTAGAGGACGATTTCTGATCGCTTGCTGGTGGCTTATAGGTTTGGCTCAAATGTCATGGAAAATGGTAGTTGGGATTGcaaagaaaacaaagaaaatcGAAAAGGATGATCCCAGAAGGATCATCCATGGATTGAAAGCAGGGTTAGCTCTCACACTGGTTTCTTTGACCTACTTGTATCATCCTTTCTACGAGGTTCTCGGTGTTAATGCAATATGGGCTGTTCTAACTGTGGTGGTTGTGTTTGAACTTTCTGTTGGTAAGCttgtaaattaattacttaaaattgTTGTAACTTGCAGCgactttaattagtttgtttgtggaatttataattttacaatttttttgttCAATTTGATTAAGAGAATTACTTTGAATAGTATAGTGTACTTTCTATCTCAGGTGCAACATTAGGAAAAAGTATGAATAGGACGATGGCCACAATGCTGGGTAGTGTCGCAGGCCTCGGAGCTCATCACTTAGCAAGTGCTTCCGGTCATATAGGAGAACCCATTTTGCTTGCCACCTTTGTTTTCATAATAGGtagattattattttaaacaaaataaaatcatCACCTGTTCGTTAatttacaataaattaaaaattaagtaaaattgtcgtgttgttctttttttttttatatacgcGTAAAGTTCTCTATTAAATAATATTCGTTATGCATATTTCATATGAAAAAAAGTGtaaagtaattaattatattttgtcGTATTCAAATTCATTCGTTGCTTAATTATTGTCATATTCGAACTCattctttatttatatatttgaaatcTATAGCGCATTGTGTTAATAAAATAGAGCAAATAGAAGAAATGATTTTCGtattaaatcattaaaatgCTTCAATAGATTTTACTTCAAATTGGAAACTATAAGAtcatgaaattattaaaatgttctaaacatttactttaaattaatattatcaatgtgctatttttctttctcattgtttatatatttatgtagCTAACTCATATTGCATGCTCATTGTTGAATACGCAGCTGCTGTAGTGACATTTACAAGGTTCTTTCCAGCAGTGAAGACTAGGTATGATTATGGGCTAAGCATATTCATATTGACCTTTACATTAGTAGCAGTTTTGGCTTATCGAGACAATCAAGTATTGAGGACGGTTCAGATGAGGATAGAAACAATCGTCATTGGATGTTTAGTTTCCGTTGTTATAAATATTGGCGTTTACCCTTTCTGGATGGGAGAGGATCTTCACAATCTCATTGTCCAAAATTTGGAAAAGCTTGCGATCTTTTTTGAAGGTAAAATCACCATTCCTTTTCTAGCGGCTCAATATTGCATATAATCAGAGGTCTTTAGTTCAAAAATATGAGAGAAATTATCTTCTCAATAGATCTGTCCGACATAAATTCATTCAGATTAATTGTTGAAGAACTTACGAAGTAAATATGTACAGGGTTTGGGCGTGAGTACTTCCAAGCATTTGAAGATGGACAATCCAATGATGATAAGTCATtccttgaaaaatataaaagtgtTCTTGCATCAAAGAGCAATGAACAAAATATGGCAAGTCATAGCTACAATGTCTctctaatatataaataatccaTCTCAAAGGAAATCAATATAATGCAATGTGGTTCAATTCTCAGACAAAGAGTATTGTTTTGCAGGCCAATTTAGCTAAATGGGAACCTTGCCATGGTCGGTTCAGATTCTTCCATCCATGGAAACAATATCTGAAAATTGGAAATCTAGCTCGGGAATGTGCCTATAGAATTGAAGCTCTTAACAACATCCTACAATCTGAGATCCAAGTACAATATCTATCCCATTTACTGCAGATGAGACGATCACCACATTTCTCGTCCAAGGAACTAAATATGtgatattctttttatttttgcagGCTCCTATCGAAATCCGTAACAAATTTGCAGAGTCATGCACAAATGTCAGCTTGGAATGCGGCAAAGCTTTGAAGGAAATAGCGTCAGATTTCAAGGTAATGAAAAGATCAAATACCTCTGCATACATTGAAAAATTAAACGCTGCAGCTGAAGACCTAAACTTGCTTCTCCGAACAAACATGTGGGAAGGAGCTGCTCTGGTTGACGTAGTTCCAGTCGCTTCAATTGCTTCTATTCTGTTGGAGGCAGCGAGAATCACTGAAAAAATCTCAGACGCTATCAATGAATTGGCCTCCATGGCTCCTTTCAAGGACTCGGAGCCTACCGTGTCAACCGACCAACCAGACATGCTTGCTCTGGGAATGCTTCAACCAGTTTAAGGCTTGGAGTTTTTATATATGCACGCCAAGTAATCGTCATAAAAGCGAGACTTTTTCTTATAGGGTAAGGCTATGGAGGGAGATCTGATATGAGAATTAGTTTCACCATTAtaagattaaatatttatatcaagatTTGTGTTAAGTACAAAtctcaatataaaatatttaatctaatGGTTAATAAATTTGTTCTCAAATAAGATCGACCTTATATTATATTAGACTCATCCTTACTTGTAAATAAGGTCATGTTTGGTTATGTTTCTTActaatatgtatatgtatataaaagCCATATCAAGGAGAACTTTTCCTTATGAGCACTCTCATTTAGCatatatttttctcatttttacaaatttttaaattcatttttattttgattagaatagccatttttaaattaaaaaatattattaatttattttttaaaaataatatttatttattttttagtaacttttaaaatattaaatagatggcatcatctataaaaaaaaatcaataattttgtattatcatcgttaataataataaaatataattagtatcgtatctttattatttgttttaattaattaaaatattttataattttaggtaTACATTATTTTTACTTGTTGTATTCTTGgtttgatttattattatttttttataatatattataattattgatttaaataactaaaacatttaatttttattattataataaactattattaattatttgtacacaaaaaaaaatcatcttgtagtattaatagaaataatgaactactaataaattaaattaaatttattacgtAATAGAAGAAGTTAATTGaattacaataataaaatttctataaaTTGTAATCGTTAttagaataatattttattttttactaattaaatactaaatttGTGTAAAAAGGTAAACTatcttttttgttaattttcaaatgttaattatattattttaatatttattttattattcaaatattcttATCATAATTatctaatttcttttattatacattaattaaatttgcatctattacataatatttaatatttgattaataccatattttataatacttatctaaattgttttattttatcaaattaaattatgaactggaaaaaaaataataaattatgagtattttagtctttttaaactctctatttctttatacttacacttgaaaacataaaaaattatctttaattCTATACAAAAAGAATCCTATAATCGAAAATTATTGCTTTTCCATTagtattttaaagttttaacaTTCTTAAAGTTATTAGTTATTACAGTGAtcctaaatttatatattattgtaatccttaaatattttattaatattccaatgattaatgtttaaaattaaataaactcttccaatattttcaaaaaaaaaaaaaattaactcttcaaattatgaaataaataaatcaaattattctAATAGAGCTCATTAAACAATAGACATTATGGATAACGAATGGAAAGAAAGaatgataaaaatatgaaaatttttgaatatatatatatatattaaacatGTCAAAACAAAATAATGTCATTCATAACATTAGATTTTACAAATGATGAATTCAGcatagattttaattaaattaactttaAACCAACAATACAAATTATCAAGTAAAATTGTTTTGTTTAGAAAcctttgaattttattatttcaattaaatttaaacttaaatggatacttaatttttattagtcattttgattatatttataaattataattttaaattatattgcaAATGCAGGTAGAATGCTTGCAGAATGGCATTTTTTCTTACATTTTGTAGCACTTTGCAACATCTTGCAACTGGAAGAAATGCAGCTGCATCATGCTATTTCTGTTTGCATTCTGCAGCTGTGCAGAATAAGGTAGTAGAATGGCTCTTTATGCAGCAGATCAGCTTTGCTGCAGAATATGCAGTAGAGCCATTCTCTTGCAAAACCATTATGCTATAGAATGAATCTGCTGTAAAACTATTCTACAGTATAATAATTCTATTCTATTACAATTTCAGTGTTATCAAGGCGAGAGGCGACAGATTCCCCTATTGTAACGATTCGAAAACCAGACTGCTACCGACGCTAAGATTTAAGTCGACTTAATATCCCCGAAATCCATAGCAAACCTATTATCtgataaaattccatacataatcaaatattttaataaaaacttaaacattaccatgaaaccaagcttaacctgtgcatgtatcataaactgaaaacataaaactcatactagagccctcatcaaatgcttcgATATGGTCAACATACATGTCTcaacttggttcaacataacatatacataaaactttttaCATAGTAATCACATTCACAGGgatttaaaaaaacataaattagggcaaaacacaaatataatctattatatagtacatgtccactactattctattacataaatttATACCAGGCTCTAGCCGACCTCCCGAGCTActcttgaccctgcaaacctgggattaggggaaagggataagctacaagagtctagtgagcagaacataaaaagagtttaataaacatatgctctcatgaaatgcatcacaacacaaacaatatacATCAagaatggacttgtcaccaataacccctTACATATTCCAattaatgcccggccctcgacgaaactcctcaggacttcctcttaaacataacataacatatccataaatgctaggggcgtagaatgggcagccctaatctttctcttacatagcgtcagggcgcgtagaatgggcagccctggtcttccgtatccgtcataacataacctgctcgagggctagtgggtcatccaatatccatccacaacaacagtacatatgcaatgcatcatattcatgaattctaatgcaaacaacctgttacataacatggcatttgtgatgcattctaatgcaaacaacctgttacataacatgacatttgtgatgaattctaatgcaaacaacctgttACATAACATTGCATTTGTGATGTATGAACATGATCAAAAAAActtaattactttaaaacaagatattagttcagttctactcacctctggctgacactcAACTGACAAAgacgcagctggctcactgaaggcctctacggcctccctggtccgatcctacacaggtggacacaaatgaaggaccaaacataactctaacaagactctaaacaactcctcaaaaaccccataaaacatcataaaatcatgcatataaaacaagcaaaggaaggctaggtAGAGAACTTTTGGCAGCAGGttcgggggcatgttaggcggccaaaaggctgcctcccatgcaggttcggcggccgaacctgggttccccagaatggcagaactcgattctgtcttaagcatttcagccccaaaactctcaaatcctcacacccaacttcccacaacatgcatactcactccaacatgcTTAAGGGGTATAAGaactagtctaaaccccaaacaaacgacaacaaaacacaaaagggagcatacattcatcaaaacccaactcaaagcctataaccCTAGAtctagccatttcatgcattattaacctttaaccctttttaaaacttacttaaaacataggaaaaggcaagaatctacacttacctcttgaaggtcTAAGGTAAATGCGACCCAAGATTGGAGTTAAGGACAAACAGTCTCCAAACATTTTAAAATCttggatccaagcttaaaacatcaaaaacaagcgaaaactcatgaaaatttaaagatttgaaggaaaaacataaaatcatcaaagaaaagGCAAGAACTCACttttgcccgaaaatagagagagaaactcccccatttttggactggaggcctcttataagtggctggccagaccaccttcg
Encoded proteins:
- the LOC110625648 gene encoding aluminum-activated malate transporter 2, whose translation is MATQNQQNCRGRFLIACWWLIGLAQMSWKMVVGIAKKTKKIEKDDPRRIIHGLKAGLALTLVSLTYLYHPFYEVLGVNAIWAVLTVVVVFELSVGATLGKSMNRTMATMLGSVAGLGAHHLASASGHIGEPILLATFVFIIAAVVTFTRFFPAVKTRYDYGLSIFILTFTLVAVLAYRDNQVLRTVQMRIETIVIGCLVSVVINIGVYPFWMGEDLHNLIVQNLEKLAIFFEGFGREYFQAFEDGQSNDDKSFLEKYKSVLASKSNEQNMANLAKWEPCHGRFRFFHPWKQYLKIGNLARECAYRIEALNNILQSEIQAPIEIRNKFAESCTNVSLECGKALKEIASDFKVMKRSNTSAYIEKLNAAAEDLNLLLRTNMWEGAALVDVVPVASIASILLEAARITEKISDAINELASMAPFKDSEPTVSTDQPDMLALGMLQPV